In Drosophila subpulchrella strain 33 F10 #4 breed RU33 chromosome 3R, RU_Dsub_v1.1 Primary Assembly, whole genome shotgun sequence, the following are encoded in one genomic region:
- the LOC119562930 gene encoding signal peptide peptidase-like 3 isoform X1, which produces MSHGGAGGGLGAQTVGAGQLGGGAAAAGGGEYHELHWTVSSVMDSSRVSTCLISMLLIVYGSFRSLNIEQEAREREQKKRNESMTNLLTGEPVEKEPNLYFTADKFATLDTMHALCLPLGASISLLIMFFFFDSMQLLFAVCTAIIATVALAFLLLPMCQYIIRPCTDGKRFSFGICGRFTAAELFSFTLSVSIVCIWVLTGHWLLMDAMGMGLCVAFIAFVRLPSLKVSTLLLTGLLIYDVFWVFLSSYIFSTNVMVKVATRPADNPVGIVARKLHLGGIVRDTPKLNLPGKLVFPSLHNTGHFSMLGLGDVVMPGLLLCFVLRYDAYKKAQGVTSDPTLSPPRGVGSRLTYFHCSLLGYFLGLLTATVSSEVFKAAQPALLYLVPFTLLPLLLMAYLKGDLRRMWSEPFIAQQPSKQLEV; this is translated from the exons ATGTCGCACGGTGGAGCCGGTGGCGGTCTGGGAGCCCAAACTGTTGGAGCCGGCCAACTTGGAGGCGGTGCAGCGGCAGCTGGCGGTGGAGAATACCACGAACTCCACTGGACGGTCTCGAGTGTCATGGACTCGTCTCGGGTCTCCACCTGCCTCATATCGATGCTGCTGATCGTGTACGGTAGCTTTCGGTCCCTGAACATCGAGCAGGAGGCCCGCGAGCGGGAGCAGAAGAAGCGAAATGAATCGATGACCAATCTGCTGACCGGCGAGCCCGTCGAGAAGGAACCAA ATCTCTATTTCACAGCGGACAAGTTCGCCACCCTGGACACGATGCATGCCCTGTGTTTGCCCCTCGGAGCTTCCATCTCACTGCTCATCATGTTCTTCTTTTTCGACTCGATGCAGCTGCTCTTCGCCGTCTGCACAGCGA TCATTGCTACCGTGGCGCTGGCCTTCCTGCTGCTGCCCATGTGCCAGTACATCATCAGGCCATGCACGGATGGGAAGCGATTCTCCTTTGGGATCTGTGGTCGCTTCACGGCGGCGGAGCTCTTCAGCTTCACGCTTTCAGTGTCGATTGTGTGCATTTGGGTGCTCACTGGACACTGGCTGCTGATGGATG CTATGGGAATGGGCCTGTGTGTGGCGTTCATTGCGTTTGTGCGTCTGCCCAGCTTGAAGGTGTCCACGCTGCTGTTGACCGGCCTGCTCATCTACGACGTCTTCTGGGTGTTCCTCTCCTCGTACATCTTCAGCACCAACGTGATGGTCAAGGTGGCCACGCGACCCGCCGACAATCCAGTGGGCATCGTGGCCAGAAAGCTGCATCTGGGCGGAATTGTGCGGGACACACCGAAGCTGAATCTGCCCGGAAAGCTTGTTTTCCCCAGCCTTCACAACACGGGCCACTTCTCCATGCTGGGATTGGGCGATGTGGTGATGCCGGGACTGTTGCTGTGCTTCGTCTTGCGATATGATGCGTACAAGAAGGCGCAGGGCGTCACATCGGATCCCACGTTGTCGCCGCCCCGGGGAGTTGGCTCCCGGCTGACATACTTTCATTGTTCCTTACTGGG CTATTTCTTGGGTCTGCTAACGGCGACGGTCAGTTCCGAGGTCTTCAAGGCGGCTCAGCCCGCGCTGCTGTATCTGGTGCCCTTTACGTTACTGCCGCTCTTGCTGATGGCCTATCTGAAG GGCGACCTGCGGCGCATGTGGAGCGAGCCGTTTATCGCGCAACAACCATCAAAACAACTGGAAGTCTGA
- the LOC119558334 gene encoding SH2B adapter protein 2 isoform X2 has product MGGNSTGANSSAFSAGGYIGPTSASSHHSLGTSSAAAAAIAGGSDLIPAPIGTGNAMGVSSYAYGGTSWEEFCERHARVAASDFAKACITYINGNLPPEEARNIQHRSFAQKFVESFSAHYDTEFFKRRSTLKSGVGSLDLEEEHEGPRLLSKSLLRRLSFKGLRKGKAFFHKNSDDADGSGGSGKQSKTKLAKIVVECRKEGTVNNLTPESLDQPTGSQKWEKCRLVLVKAVGGYMLEFYTPHKATKPRSGVFCFLISEARETTALEMPDRLNTFVLKADNNMEYVIEAESAEEMRSWLATIRYCMRTPPTQQPLIESDGVMASAMQTSPTNPIPNPIGGIQNPQYQQQGGSNGNLVGGGGAPLASSLSADSALGQGGATSASELNVINELGTTPPSGPPDIPVRPHRGEQRLSASSNFDGIEGTENDADVADLTAEMSVFPWFHGTLTRSEAARMVLHSDAAGHGYFLVRQSETRRGEFVLTFNFQGRAKHLRLTISEKGQCRVQHLWFPSIQEMLEHFRHNPIPLESGGTSDVTLTEWVHSHSRLNDPTGGGGAHDTGQLNDLSANGNGNGNGNGYDNGQGSASASNAAGAASGAAGGGHPSPRHCNEVITMNLSVRLKTNEIELPQEPTHVYFPEQVYFHLDPTTLTVHGSPPAAQNFLDQPHLRASNASLQAAAHHPAGSSSGNRHPSDGGNNSGGNGGGSGSSGGAECTGRAVDNQYSFT; this is encoded by the exons ATGGGTGGCAACAGCACTGGGGCCAATTCGAGCGCCTTTAGCGCCGGCGGATACATTGGGCCCACGTCGGCCAGTAGTCATCACAGTCTGGGCACCTCATCTGCGGCAGCAGCGGCGATTGCCGGTGGCAGTGACCTGATACCCGCACCAATTGGCACGGGTAACGCCATGGGGGTGTCCTCGTACGCCTACGGAGGAACCAGTTGGGAGGAATTCTGCGAACGACACGCCCGAGTGGCCGCATCGGATTTCGCCAAGGCCTGCATCACATACATCAATGGCAATCTGCCGCCGGAGGAGGCCAGGAACATCCAGCATCGTAGCTTTGCCCAGAAATTCGTCGAATCCTTTTCGGCACACTATGACACGGAGTTTTTCAAGCGGAGAAGTACCCTGAAATCGGGTGTGGGATCGCTGGATCTCGAGGAGGAACACGAAGGCCCACGATTGCTCTCAAAGTCGCTGTTAAGAAGACTTTCCTTCAAGGGACTTCGCAAGGGAAAG GCTTTCTTCCACAAGAACTCGGATGACGCGGACGGCAGCGGTGGGAGCGGCAAGCAGAGTAAGACGAAGCTGGCCAAAATCGTTGTGGAGTGCCGCAAGGAGGGCACGGTGAACAACCTGACGCCGGAGAGTCTCGACCAGCCGACGGGCTCCCAAAAGTGGGAGAAATGCCGCCTGGTGTTGGTCAAGGCCGTGGGTGGCTACATGCTGGAGTTTTACACACCCCACAAGGCGACAAAGCCGCGCAGCGGAGTCTTTTGTTTCCTCATCTCCGAGGCACGCGAAACCACGGCGCTTGAGATGCCAGACAGGCTGAACACGTTCGTCCTGAAGGCGGACAACAACATGGAGTACGTGATCGAGGCGGAAAGCGCCGAGGAGATGCGCAGTTGGCTGGCCACCATACGCTACTGCATGCGAACGCCGCCCACTCAGCAGCCACTGATCGAATCGGATGGCGTGATGGCGTCCGCTATGCAAACATCGCCCACAAATCCGATTCCCAATCCCATTGGGGGCATACAGAACCCGCAGTACCAGCAGCAGGGTGGCTCCAATGGCAATCTGGTCGGTGGAGGAGGAGCTCCTCTCGCCTCATCCCTATCAGCAGATAGTGCTTTGGGCCAGGGAGGAGCCACGTCTGCCAGCGAATTGAATGTCATCAACGAACTGGGCACCACACCGCCCTCCGGTCCACCAGATATACCCGTGAGACCCCATCGAGGTGAACAGCGCCTGTCCGCCTCCAGTAACTTTGATGGAATCGAGGGCACTGAAAACGACGCGGATGTGGCGGATTTGACGGCTGAGATGAGCGTGTTTCCCTGGTTCCACGGCACACTGACACGATCGGAAGCTGCCCGCATGGTTCTCCACTCGGATGCAGCCGGACATGGATACTTTTTGGTCCGACAGAGCGAAACGCGCCGCGGAGAGTTCGTGCTGACGTTCAACTTCCAGGGACGAGCCAAGCATCTGCGGCTCACCATCTCGGAGAAGGGTCAGTGCCGGGTGCAGCACCTGTGGTTCCCCTCGATCCAGGAGATGCTCGAGCACTTCCGCCACAACCCGATACCCCTGGAATCAGGTGGCACTTCGGATGTGACCCTCACGGAGTGGGTGCACTCGCACAGCAGACTGAACGATCCCACGGGTGGCGGTGGAGCTCATGATACCGGGCAACTCAACGATCTGTCGGCCAACgggaatggaaatgggaaCGGAAATGGCTACGATAATGGCCAGGGATCAGCATCGGCATCGAATGCGGCAGGAGCTGCATCGGGAGCTGCTGGCGGGGGCCATCCGTCGCCGAGACAT TGCAACGAAGTGATTACCATGAATCTGAGTGTTCGCCTAAAGACAAATGAAATCGAACTGCCACAGGAGCCAACACACGTCTATTTTCCGGAGCAAGTCTATTTCCATTTGGATCCCACAACGCTAACAGTGCACGGATCACCGCCAGCGGCCCAGAATTTTCTGGACCAGCCGCATCTGCGGGCCTCGAACGCCTCCCTTCAGGCAGCCGCCCATCACCCGGCGGGCTCCTCATCCGGCAATCGGCATCCCAGCGATGGTGGCAACAACAGCGGAGGAAATGGAGGCGGATCGGGATCCAGCGGGGGAGCCGAATGCACCGGACGGGCCGTCGATAATCAGTACAGCTTCACCTAA
- the LOC119558334 gene encoding SH2B adapter protein 2 isoform X3: MGGNSTGANSSAFSAGGYIGPTSASSHHSLGTSSAAAAAIAGGSDLIPAPIGTGNAMGVSSYAYGGTSWEEFCERHARVAASDFAKACITYINGNLPPEEARNIQHRSFAQKFVESFSAHYDTEFFKRRSTLKSGVGSLDLEEEHEGPRLLSKSLLRRLSFKGLRKGKISLLQAFFHKNSDDADGSGGSGKQSKTKLAKIVVECRKEGTVNNLTPESLDQPTGSQKWEKCRLVLVKAVGGYMLEFYTPHKATKPRSGVFCFLISEARETTALEMPDRLNTFVLKADNNMEYVIEAESAEEMRSWLATIRYCMRTPPTQQPLIESDGVMASAMQTSPTNPIPNPIGGIQNPQYQQQGGSNGNLVGGGGAPLASSLSADSALGQGGATSASELNVINELGTTPPSGPPDIPVRPHRGEQRLSASSNFDGIEGTENDADVADLTAEMSVFPWFHGTLTRSEAARMVLHSDAAGHGYFLVRQSETRRGEFVLTFNFQGRAKHLRLTISEKGQCRVQHLWFPSIQEMLEHFRHNPIPLESGGTSDVTLTEWVHSHSRLNDPTGGGGAHDTGQLNDLSANGNGNGNGNGYDNGQGSASASNAAGAASGAAGGGHPSPRHVR; this comes from the exons ATGGGTGGCAACAGCACTGGGGCCAATTCGAGCGCCTTTAGCGCCGGCGGATACATTGGGCCCACGTCGGCCAGTAGTCATCACAGTCTGGGCACCTCATCTGCGGCAGCAGCGGCGATTGCCGGTGGCAGTGACCTGATACCCGCACCAATTGGCACGGGTAACGCCATGGGGGTGTCCTCGTACGCCTACGGAGGAACCAGTTGGGAGGAATTCTGCGAACGACACGCCCGAGTGGCCGCATCGGATTTCGCCAAGGCCTGCATCACATACATCAATGGCAATCTGCCGCCGGAGGAGGCCAGGAACATCCAGCATCGTAGCTTTGCCCAGAAATTCGTCGAATCCTTTTCGGCACACTATGACACGGAGTTTTTCAAGCGGAGAAGTACCCTGAAATCGGGTGTGGGATCGCTGGATCTCGAGGAGGAACACGAAGGCCCACGATTGCTCTCAAAGTCGCTGTTAAGAAGACTTTCCTTCAAGGGACTTCGCAAGGGAAAG ATCTCTCTGCTGCAGGCTTTCTTCCACAAGAACTCGGATGACGCGGACGGCAGCGGTGGGAGCGGCAAGCAGAGTAAGACGAAGCTGGCCAAAATCGTTGTGGAGTGCCGCAAGGAGGGCACGGTGAACAACCTGACGCCGGAGAGTCTCGACCAGCCGACGGGCTCCCAAAAGTGGGAGAAATGCCGCCTGGTGTTGGTCAAGGCCGTGGGTGGCTACATGCTGGAGTTTTACACACCCCACAAGGCGACAAAGCCGCGCAGCGGAGTCTTTTGTTTCCTCATCTCCGAGGCACGCGAAACCACGGCGCTTGAGATGCCAGACAGGCTGAACACGTTCGTCCTGAAGGCGGACAACAACATGGAGTACGTGATCGAGGCGGAAAGCGCCGAGGAGATGCGCAGTTGGCTGGCCACCATACGCTACTGCATGCGAACGCCGCCCACTCAGCAGCCACTGATCGAATCGGATGGCGTGATGGCGTCCGCTATGCAAACATCGCCCACAAATCCGATTCCCAATCCCATTGGGGGCATACAGAACCCGCAGTACCAGCAGCAGGGTGGCTCCAATGGCAATCTGGTCGGTGGAGGAGGAGCTCCTCTCGCCTCATCCCTATCAGCAGATAGTGCTTTGGGCCAGGGAGGAGCCACGTCTGCCAGCGAATTGAATGTCATCAACGAACTGGGCACCACACCGCCCTCCGGTCCACCAGATATACCCGTGAGACCCCATCGAGGTGAACAGCGCCTGTCCGCCTCCAGTAACTTTGATGGAATCGAGGGCACTGAAAACGACGCGGATGTGGCGGATTTGACGGCTGAGATGAGCGTGTTTCCCTGGTTCCACGGCACACTGACACGATCGGAAGCTGCCCGCATGGTTCTCCACTCGGATGCAGCCGGACATGGATACTTTTTGGTCCGACAGAGCGAAACGCGCCGCGGAGAGTTCGTGCTGACGTTCAACTTCCAGGGACGAGCCAAGCATCTGCGGCTCACCATCTCGGAGAAGGGTCAGTGCCGGGTGCAGCACCTGTGGTTCCCCTCGATCCAGGAGATGCTCGAGCACTTCCGCCACAACCCGATACCCCTGGAATCAGGTGGCACTTCGGATGTGACCCTCACGGAGTGGGTGCACTCGCACAGCAGACTGAACGATCCCACGGGTGGCGGTGGAGCTCATGATACCGGGCAACTCAACGATCTGTCGGCCAACgggaatggaaatgggaaCGGAAATGGCTACGATAATGGCCAGGGATCAGCATCGGCATCGAATGCGGCAGGAGCTGCATCGGGAGCTGCTGGCGGGGGCCATCCGTCGCCGAGACATGTGAGATAG
- the LOC119558334 gene encoding SH2B adapter protein 2 isoform X1, whose protein sequence is MGGNSTGANSSAFSAGGYIGPTSASSHHSLGTSSAAAAAIAGGSDLIPAPIGTGNAMGVSSYAYGGTSWEEFCERHARVAASDFAKACITYINGNLPPEEARNIQHRSFAQKFVESFSAHYDTEFFKRRSTLKSGVGSLDLEEEHEGPRLLSKSLLRRLSFKGLRKGKISLLQAFFHKNSDDADGSGGSGKQSKTKLAKIVVECRKEGTVNNLTPESLDQPTGSQKWEKCRLVLVKAVGGYMLEFYTPHKATKPRSGVFCFLISEARETTALEMPDRLNTFVLKADNNMEYVIEAESAEEMRSWLATIRYCMRTPPTQQPLIESDGVMASAMQTSPTNPIPNPIGGIQNPQYQQQGGSNGNLVGGGGAPLASSLSADSALGQGGATSASELNVINELGTTPPSGPPDIPVRPHRGEQRLSASSNFDGIEGTENDADVADLTAEMSVFPWFHGTLTRSEAARMVLHSDAAGHGYFLVRQSETRRGEFVLTFNFQGRAKHLRLTISEKGQCRVQHLWFPSIQEMLEHFRHNPIPLESGGTSDVTLTEWVHSHSRLNDPTGGGGAHDTGQLNDLSANGNGNGNGNGYDNGQGSASASNAAGAASGAAGGGHPSPRHCNEVITMNLSVRLKTNEIELPQEPTHVYFPEQVYFHLDPTTLTVHGSPPAAQNFLDQPHLRASNASLQAAAHHPAGSSSGNRHPSDGGNNSGGNGGGSGSSGGAECTGRAVDNQYSFT, encoded by the exons ATGGGTGGCAACAGCACTGGGGCCAATTCGAGCGCCTTTAGCGCCGGCGGATACATTGGGCCCACGTCGGCCAGTAGTCATCACAGTCTGGGCACCTCATCTGCGGCAGCAGCGGCGATTGCCGGTGGCAGTGACCTGATACCCGCACCAATTGGCACGGGTAACGCCATGGGGGTGTCCTCGTACGCCTACGGAGGAACCAGTTGGGAGGAATTCTGCGAACGACACGCCCGAGTGGCCGCATCGGATTTCGCCAAGGCCTGCATCACATACATCAATGGCAATCTGCCGCCGGAGGAGGCCAGGAACATCCAGCATCGTAGCTTTGCCCAGAAATTCGTCGAATCCTTTTCGGCACACTATGACACGGAGTTTTTCAAGCGGAGAAGTACCCTGAAATCGGGTGTGGGATCGCTGGATCTCGAGGAGGAACACGAAGGCCCACGATTGCTCTCAAAGTCGCTGTTAAGAAGACTTTCCTTCAAGGGACTTCGCAAGGGAAAG ATCTCTCTGCTGCAGGCTTTCTTCCACAAGAACTCGGATGACGCGGACGGCAGCGGTGGGAGCGGCAAGCAGAGTAAGACGAAGCTGGCCAAAATCGTTGTGGAGTGCCGCAAGGAGGGCACGGTGAACAACCTGACGCCGGAGAGTCTCGACCAGCCGACGGGCTCCCAAAAGTGGGAGAAATGCCGCCTGGTGTTGGTCAAGGCCGTGGGTGGCTACATGCTGGAGTTTTACACACCCCACAAGGCGACAAAGCCGCGCAGCGGAGTCTTTTGTTTCCTCATCTCCGAGGCACGCGAAACCACGGCGCTTGAGATGCCAGACAGGCTGAACACGTTCGTCCTGAAGGCGGACAACAACATGGAGTACGTGATCGAGGCGGAAAGCGCCGAGGAGATGCGCAGTTGGCTGGCCACCATACGCTACTGCATGCGAACGCCGCCCACTCAGCAGCCACTGATCGAATCGGATGGCGTGATGGCGTCCGCTATGCAAACATCGCCCACAAATCCGATTCCCAATCCCATTGGGGGCATACAGAACCCGCAGTACCAGCAGCAGGGTGGCTCCAATGGCAATCTGGTCGGTGGAGGAGGAGCTCCTCTCGCCTCATCCCTATCAGCAGATAGTGCTTTGGGCCAGGGAGGAGCCACGTCTGCCAGCGAATTGAATGTCATCAACGAACTGGGCACCACACCGCCCTCCGGTCCACCAGATATACCCGTGAGACCCCATCGAGGTGAACAGCGCCTGTCCGCCTCCAGTAACTTTGATGGAATCGAGGGCACTGAAAACGACGCGGATGTGGCGGATTTGACGGCTGAGATGAGCGTGTTTCCCTGGTTCCACGGCACACTGACACGATCGGAAGCTGCCCGCATGGTTCTCCACTCGGATGCAGCCGGACATGGATACTTTTTGGTCCGACAGAGCGAAACGCGCCGCGGAGAGTTCGTGCTGACGTTCAACTTCCAGGGACGAGCCAAGCATCTGCGGCTCACCATCTCGGAGAAGGGTCAGTGCCGGGTGCAGCACCTGTGGTTCCCCTCGATCCAGGAGATGCTCGAGCACTTCCGCCACAACCCGATACCCCTGGAATCAGGTGGCACTTCGGATGTGACCCTCACGGAGTGGGTGCACTCGCACAGCAGACTGAACGATCCCACGGGTGGCGGTGGAGCTCATGATACCGGGCAACTCAACGATCTGTCGGCCAACgggaatggaaatgggaaCGGAAATGGCTACGATAATGGCCAGGGATCAGCATCGGCATCGAATGCGGCAGGAGCTGCATCGGGAGCTGCTGGCGGGGGCCATCCGTCGCCGAGACAT TGCAACGAAGTGATTACCATGAATCTGAGTGTTCGCCTAAAGACAAATGAAATCGAACTGCCACAGGAGCCAACACACGTCTATTTTCCGGAGCAAGTCTATTTCCATTTGGATCCCACAACGCTAACAGTGCACGGATCACCGCCAGCGGCCCAGAATTTTCTGGACCAGCCGCATCTGCGGGCCTCGAACGCCTCCCTTCAGGCAGCCGCCCATCACCCGGCGGGCTCCTCATCCGGCAATCGGCATCCCAGCGATGGTGGCAACAACAGCGGAGGAAATGGAGGCGGATCGGGATCCAGCGGGGGAGCCGAATGCACCGGACGGGCCGTCGATAATCAGTACAGCTTCACCTAA
- the LOC119558334 gene encoding SH2B adapter protein 2 isoform X4, with translation MGGNSTGANSSAFSAGGYIGPTSASSHHSLGTSSAAAAAIAGGSDLIPAPIGTGNAMGVSSYAYGGTSWEEFCERHARVAASDFAKACITYINGNLPPEEARNIQHRSFAQKFVESFSAHYDTEFFKRRSTLKSGVGSLDLEEEHEGPRLLSKSLLRRLSFKGLRKGKAFFHKNSDDADGSGGSGKQSKTKLAKIVVECRKEGTVNNLTPESLDQPTGSQKWEKCRLVLVKAVGGYMLEFYTPHKATKPRSGVFCFLISEARETTALEMPDRLNTFVLKADNNMEYVIEAESAEEMRSWLATIRYCMRTPPTQQPLIESDGVMASAMQTSPTNPIPNPIGGIQNPQYQQQGGSNGNLVGGGGAPLASSLSADSALGQGGATSASELNVINELGTTPPSGPPDIPVRPHRGEQRLSASSNFDGIEGTENDADVADLTAEMSVFPWFHGTLTRSEAARMVLHSDAAGHGYFLVRQSETRRGEFVLTFNFQGRAKHLRLTISEKGQCRVQHLWFPSIQEMLEHFRHNPIPLESGGTSDVTLTEWVHSHSRLNDPTGGGGAHDTGQLNDLSANGNGNGNGNGYDNGQGSASASNAAGAASGAAGGGHPSPRHVR, from the exons ATGGGTGGCAACAGCACTGGGGCCAATTCGAGCGCCTTTAGCGCCGGCGGATACATTGGGCCCACGTCGGCCAGTAGTCATCACAGTCTGGGCACCTCATCTGCGGCAGCAGCGGCGATTGCCGGTGGCAGTGACCTGATACCCGCACCAATTGGCACGGGTAACGCCATGGGGGTGTCCTCGTACGCCTACGGAGGAACCAGTTGGGAGGAATTCTGCGAACGACACGCCCGAGTGGCCGCATCGGATTTCGCCAAGGCCTGCATCACATACATCAATGGCAATCTGCCGCCGGAGGAGGCCAGGAACATCCAGCATCGTAGCTTTGCCCAGAAATTCGTCGAATCCTTTTCGGCACACTATGACACGGAGTTTTTCAAGCGGAGAAGTACCCTGAAATCGGGTGTGGGATCGCTGGATCTCGAGGAGGAACACGAAGGCCCACGATTGCTCTCAAAGTCGCTGTTAAGAAGACTTTCCTTCAAGGGACTTCGCAAGGGAAAG GCTTTCTTCCACAAGAACTCGGATGACGCGGACGGCAGCGGTGGGAGCGGCAAGCAGAGTAAGACGAAGCTGGCCAAAATCGTTGTGGAGTGCCGCAAGGAGGGCACGGTGAACAACCTGACGCCGGAGAGTCTCGACCAGCCGACGGGCTCCCAAAAGTGGGAGAAATGCCGCCTGGTGTTGGTCAAGGCCGTGGGTGGCTACATGCTGGAGTTTTACACACCCCACAAGGCGACAAAGCCGCGCAGCGGAGTCTTTTGTTTCCTCATCTCCGAGGCACGCGAAACCACGGCGCTTGAGATGCCAGACAGGCTGAACACGTTCGTCCTGAAGGCGGACAACAACATGGAGTACGTGATCGAGGCGGAAAGCGCCGAGGAGATGCGCAGTTGGCTGGCCACCATACGCTACTGCATGCGAACGCCGCCCACTCAGCAGCCACTGATCGAATCGGATGGCGTGATGGCGTCCGCTATGCAAACATCGCCCACAAATCCGATTCCCAATCCCATTGGGGGCATACAGAACCCGCAGTACCAGCAGCAGGGTGGCTCCAATGGCAATCTGGTCGGTGGAGGAGGAGCTCCTCTCGCCTCATCCCTATCAGCAGATAGTGCTTTGGGCCAGGGAGGAGCCACGTCTGCCAGCGAATTGAATGTCATCAACGAACTGGGCACCACACCGCCCTCCGGTCCACCAGATATACCCGTGAGACCCCATCGAGGTGAACAGCGCCTGTCCGCCTCCAGTAACTTTGATGGAATCGAGGGCACTGAAAACGACGCGGATGTGGCGGATTTGACGGCTGAGATGAGCGTGTTTCCCTGGTTCCACGGCACACTGACACGATCGGAAGCTGCCCGCATGGTTCTCCACTCGGATGCAGCCGGACATGGATACTTTTTGGTCCGACAGAGCGAAACGCGCCGCGGAGAGTTCGTGCTGACGTTCAACTTCCAGGGACGAGCCAAGCATCTGCGGCTCACCATCTCGGAGAAGGGTCAGTGCCGGGTGCAGCACCTGTGGTTCCCCTCGATCCAGGAGATGCTCGAGCACTTCCGCCACAACCCGATACCCCTGGAATCAGGTGGCACTTCGGATGTGACCCTCACGGAGTGGGTGCACTCGCACAGCAGACTGAACGATCCCACGGGTGGCGGTGGAGCTCATGATACCGGGCAACTCAACGATCTGTCGGCCAACgggaatggaaatgggaaCGGAAATGGCTACGATAATGGCCAGGGATCAGCATCGGCATCGAATGCGGCAGGAGCTGCATCGGGAGCTGCTGGCGGGGGCCATCCGTCGCCGAGACATGTGAGATAG
- the LOC119562930 gene encoding signal peptide peptidase-like 3 isoform X2, with translation MSHGGAGGGLGAQTVGAGQLGGGAAAAGGGEYHELHWTVSSVMDSSRVSTCLISMLLIVYGSFRSLNIEQEAREREQKKRNESMTNLLTGEPVEKEPTDKFATLDTMHALCLPLGASISLLIMFFFFDSMQLLFAVCTAIIATVALAFLLLPMCQYIIRPCTDGKRFSFGICGRFTAAELFSFTLSVSIVCIWVLTGHWLLMDAMGMGLCVAFIAFVRLPSLKVSTLLLTGLLIYDVFWVFLSSYIFSTNVMVKVATRPADNPVGIVARKLHLGGIVRDTPKLNLPGKLVFPSLHNTGHFSMLGLGDVVMPGLLLCFVLRYDAYKKAQGVTSDPTLSPPRGVGSRLTYFHCSLLGYFLGLLTATVSSEVFKAAQPALLYLVPFTLLPLLLMAYLKGDLRRMWSEPFIAQQPSKQLEV, from the exons ATGTCGCACGGTGGAGCCGGTGGCGGTCTGGGAGCCCAAACTGTTGGAGCCGGCCAACTTGGAGGCGGTGCAGCGGCAGCTGGCGGTGGAGAATACCACGAACTCCACTGGACGGTCTCGAGTGTCATGGACTCGTCTCGGGTCTCCACCTGCCTCATATCGATGCTGCTGATCGTGTACGGTAGCTTTCGGTCCCTGAACATCGAGCAGGAGGCCCGCGAGCGGGAGCAGAAGAAGCGAAATGAATCGATGACCAATCTGCTGACCGGCGAGCCCGTCGAGAAGGAACCAA CGGACAAGTTCGCCACCCTGGACACGATGCATGCCCTGTGTTTGCCCCTCGGAGCTTCCATCTCACTGCTCATCATGTTCTTCTTTTTCGACTCGATGCAGCTGCTCTTCGCCGTCTGCACAGCGA TCATTGCTACCGTGGCGCTGGCCTTCCTGCTGCTGCCCATGTGCCAGTACATCATCAGGCCATGCACGGATGGGAAGCGATTCTCCTTTGGGATCTGTGGTCGCTTCACGGCGGCGGAGCTCTTCAGCTTCACGCTTTCAGTGTCGATTGTGTGCATTTGGGTGCTCACTGGACACTGGCTGCTGATGGATG CTATGGGAATGGGCCTGTGTGTGGCGTTCATTGCGTTTGTGCGTCTGCCCAGCTTGAAGGTGTCCACGCTGCTGTTGACCGGCCTGCTCATCTACGACGTCTTCTGGGTGTTCCTCTCCTCGTACATCTTCAGCACCAACGTGATGGTCAAGGTGGCCACGCGACCCGCCGACAATCCAGTGGGCATCGTGGCCAGAAAGCTGCATCTGGGCGGAATTGTGCGGGACACACCGAAGCTGAATCTGCCCGGAAAGCTTGTTTTCCCCAGCCTTCACAACACGGGCCACTTCTCCATGCTGGGATTGGGCGATGTGGTGATGCCGGGACTGTTGCTGTGCTTCGTCTTGCGATATGATGCGTACAAGAAGGCGCAGGGCGTCACATCGGATCCCACGTTGTCGCCGCCCCGGGGAGTTGGCTCCCGGCTGACATACTTTCATTGTTCCTTACTGGG CTATTTCTTGGGTCTGCTAACGGCGACGGTCAGTTCCGAGGTCTTCAAGGCGGCTCAGCCCGCGCTGCTGTATCTGGTGCCCTTTACGTTACTGCCGCTCTTGCTGATGGCCTATCTGAAG GGCGACCTGCGGCGCATGTGGAGCGAGCCGTTTATCGCGCAACAACCATCAAAACAACTGGAAGTCTGA